The following are encoded together in the Perca fluviatilis chromosome 23, GENO_Pfluv_1.0, whole genome shotgun sequence genome:
- the LOC120553089 gene encoding NXPE family member 3-like yields the protein MNTRACIRREYSVIFLAVAVSICVLYKVDILGILHKVNSATINVPRVSTVPDVHRSFCAFQPLSPNDALEERLLLDSIAWPKTPLLPAPLSLEKTSDPAHSSFTILPRRGRGQWHVGDQLEVRINMSDFQGRPKKSGGDFLLARLHNQKLGAGVVGQVMDHLNGSYSAVFPLPWEGDAEVEVTLVHSSEAVTVLNRLTSEQPDRIYFQSLFRSASFSETTICNVCLRPTKQPLCNYTDLRTGEPWFCYKPKKLSCDARINHAMGKYKQNLRANEKKLFQSGVNLKVYLQASGPANVTVLPKKKGQSEVKSSSVKSGPSGYYYQGVWRALGGTTIRQFNNSTISQCLKGKEVHMYGDSTIRQWFEYLNAALPDLKEFNLHSLKQVGPFMALDYANNILVTFRCHGPPIRFPKVPTSELRYIANEIDGLTGGTNTVVVFSIWSHFSTFPMEVYIRRLQSIRRAVVRLLDRAPGTVVIIRTANPKALMLYETITNSDWYSLQRDKVLRAVFKGLKVHLIDAWEMVLAHHLPHSLHPQPPIIKTMMDLLLSYICPKNGG from the exons ATGAATACCAGAGCTTGTATCAGAAGGGAATACAGTGTCATCTTTCTGGCTGTGGCTGTCTCCATCTGTGTCTTATATAAAGTGGACATTCTGGGG ATTCTGCATAAAGTGAACTCCGCCACCATCAATGTCCCGAGAGTTTCCACTGTCCCTGACGTGCATCGCAGCTTCTGCGCCTTCCAGCCACTGTCCCCTAACGACGCTCTGGAGGAACGCCTCCTACTGGACTCCATTGCTTGGCCTAAAACTCCACTATTGCCAGCTCCTCTTTCCCTGGAGAAGACCAGTGATCCAGCTCACAGCTCCTTCACCATTCTCCCAAGGAGGGGAAGAGGACAGTGGCACGTAGGGGATCAGCTGGAGGTTAGGATCAATATGTCTGATTTCCAGGGCCGTCCCAAGAAGTCTGGAGGGGACTTCTTACTCGCCCGACTGCACAACCAGAAGCTTGGTGCAGGTGTGGTTGGGCAAGTGATGGATCATCTGAATGGCAGCTACTCTGCTGTATTCCCTTTACCCTGGGAAGGAGACGCAGAGGTTGAG GTGACGCTGGTTCACTCTAGTGAAGCTGTCACAGTGCTGAACAGGCTGACCAGCGAACAGCCTGACAGGATTTACTTCCAGAGCCTCTTCCGCTCAGCCTCATTCTCTGAAACTACAATCTGTAACGTCTGCCTACGTCCAACAAAGCAGCCACTGTGCAACTACACTGACCTCCGAACAGGCGAGCCTTGGTTTTGCTACAAGCCAAAGAAGCTGAGCTGTGATGCCAGGATCAACCACGCAATgggaaaatacaaacaaaacctCAGGGCCAACGAGAAGAAGCTCTTTCAAAG TGGTGTCAACTTGAAAGTCTACCTACAGGCTTCAGGACCAGCCAATGTCACTGTGTTGCCAAAAAAGAAAG GCCAATCAGAGGTGAAGAGCAGCAGTGTGAAGTCTGGACCCTCTGGCTATTACTACCAGGGTGTGTGGCGAGCACTAGGTGGCACCACAATTCGCCAATTTAACAACTCCACCATCAGTCAGTGTCTGAAAGGCAAGGAGGTCCACATGTATGGAGACTCCACCATCAGGCAGTGGTTTGAATACCTCAACGCAGCACTGCCAG ATCTTAAAGAGTTTAACCTGCACAGCCTGAAGCAAGTTGGACCTTTCATGGCCTTGGACTATGCAAACAACATCTTGGTGACGTTCCGCTGCCACGGTCCTCCTATCCGTTTTCCCAAAGTCCCAACCAGCGAGCTTCGCTACATTGCCAATGAAATTGATGGCTTAACCGGAGGCACCAATACTGTCGTAGTTTTCAGCATCTGGTCTCATTTCAGCACTTTTCCCATGGAGGTCTACATCCGGCGGCTACAGAGCATCCGCAGGGCGGTGGTGCGGCTGCTGGACAGGGCTCCAGGCACGGTGGTCATCATCCGGACCGCCAACCCCAAAGCCTTGATGCTTTATGAGACAATAACCAACAGCGACTGGTACTCGCTGCAGCGTGATAAGGTGCTCAGAGCCGTGTTCAAAGGACTGAAAGTTCATCTGATCGATGCCTGGGAGATGGTTCTTGCCCATCACCTGCCGCACAGCCTCCACCCACAACCTCCCATTATTAAGACTATGATGGACCTTCTCTTGTCCTACATATGCCCTAAAAACGGTGGCTAG